The Bos indicus x Bos taurus breed Angus x Brahman F1 hybrid chromosome 11, Bos_hybrid_MaternalHap_v2.0, whole genome shotgun sequence sequence ACTGAATACAATGAAAGGTACAGAGAAGTCCAGAAACCCATAGAAGGTATGAAATATAAGGGAACACCTAGATGAGAAAATAGTTTTGGGTACTGCAAAAATAGAAACAGCACGGGTCAATGATTTCAAGGACTTTGCCAATAAAACAGACCAAGTATGTAGAATAAACAAAATGTCCCCTTAAGAAAACACTGTCTTGTACAGTATACTGTTTGATTTTCAGGTTACCATAACAGCAGTTTTAAAGGGAGGAGGCCGTTCTCTTTGTGAATACAAGATTACACTATGTAGAGATCAACAGTGCCTATGCTATGCAtcagatttttaataaaaattctagaTAAAATACCTCATATTGTAGAATCATTTTTAACTGCACAGTGATAGTTTTGGTTAACTATCTGAAAGCAAACATGCTAGGATTGTATTGAGAAAAAATTAACAATTACCATGATGCTTCTAATATAAAACACGTAATATGgttaagacttaaaaaataacGTTTTTTATAGTTCTGATTTGAGTAAGATTATGTAATGCTTAACTGTGTGACTTTCGTGAAGACTACAAGAATATAATCAGCAGTGTGATGCGCGCAAGTAACCACAAAACATGTTTTCCCCTTCCTCCTTACCAACTTACTTCAAACTATTGGAACTAGAAAAGCACCGATATTAACTTTGCCTAATCCCCTCATTTTATAAGGATCATAACTGATTAACAGCATAGGTATAATACAATGCAAATACTAAGAACTATGctaagtgctgtgtgtgtgtgctcagtctatgctaagtgctttaccTAAGATTATTACAAAAGCCAAGTTAGAAACCACCTGGGTAAATTACACCCATTTTACATGTAAGATAACAGAGGCTCAAGTAGTATTGACCTCTTCAAGGTTATACAGAGCAGTGATCTGACTACTGCTTCAATAAAACTCCAAAGCCTATGTTTAATATTCTGGAGATTATTATGCCTCAGTAGGACATGAAACACGTATCTAATGAAGGTCTTATTTAATCACCTGCCTAATATGTAATAATACCCTATTAGGATGATCAATTCCTGTAACTTCCCTTGTCCTATCTAAATCATGTCTCTTTTCCTTCACAACCATCCAGTTTTCCATTTTCTGGCAGAGTAACATTGGTATTAAAGTAGTCAACAAAGCACAGTAACCGGTCAAACAAATTGCCCTCTAGGAAATTAAAAGCCTTGTGGCTGTAATAATCAAGGAACATACTTCAGTGTTTTCATCCTGGCTCTGGTTTGCTACAGATTTAAAAGtaattagaaaaacagaaacctTTATAGACACCTTTTGTACAAAGAAAGCAATAGTTTAGAAGCAAGGAAAACTtctaaataaaacaaagtttAGTTACTGTCAAGCCACTACCAAAGACACTTATTTGTAAAACATGTTGAAGATAGTTAGGCACAAGagaaaattctttgttttatggTGGGAGAATTAAAAAGCACTgagtaaaaaattagaaaacaggtAAAACAACTACCCCCTGCCCCAATTTGGATTTTAGGGTTTTAAagcccaaatatttaaaaaaatcattgcatGGCTGAAGTCAATATGGATAAACAAAGCCAAAgctgaaaattacaaaagtaCGCAACACTGGATACCTACCATATGTCAATCCCCATGCTAAGTACACTTACACAAGAGTTTAATCTTTCAGTTAAACCTTTTGAAGGAAGTATCACAATCTAAAAACTAAACACAGtcttaaatagttaaaaaaaaaattaagtatctaAATTACACCAAGTAGAAGAAATTACACTCCCAATTTGACTGTCCAAATTGTTCAACATCAAATTAATTAAATGACTCGGATTCAGAGCAACAGTTGGgtaaattgtaatttttttattggaaaacAAATATACAACTTGGAATGGATTTGAGGCAAATTGTGCCATAAGCAGATTTTCTTTAAGTGgctaaaacaaagtttaaaaagcaagttaacaataaaagaaaatgtttctggTATAGGACCAGCAGTACAAAAAAATAGTGTACGAGTACCTGGATAAAACACCCGTTTTGCAATAGTGCAACTTTTAAGTACATATTGTTGACTGTCCGTAGTCCACGCAGAGTTACAACTCCACACTTCAACAACAACATGCTGACAGTTCCTAAAGAaaactactcaaaaaaaaaaaaaggcataaccCAGATGTTCCCTCATTTGACCAACTCCATCTAAGTTTAGATGTGCAGAAGGGCTTAGATATATCCAGAGTAAGCCACATGCAACATGTTACTTGatcaattttctaaaataaggtTTCAGGACAATGACAGTAAGATAAGGGAAGAAAACATGGAGGAATGAAGTCCTAATTACTatacatgcatatttttttttgaCAGTAGGGGGAAACCTTTTACAGATAAGTTACAAACAAAGAAAAGGCAAATAAACAATTTTGTACAAGAAATTTAACACATTCTGTACAATGTCTTCACTTTGCTGTCATCATTTGTACAAActctgaaaaagaagaagtataCAAAGATGTTGAGTCAATGCCAAAAGTCTGACAAAACCAATCACATTTACTCAACTACTGAGCAGTTCCCACTCCCCTGTCTTTTGTCAAAACTATAAAGTACAGAGGAAAGCTAATTTACTGCTAAAGCTAGATTCTTCACAaatcaaaaattatttatgattATTAACAAATAAACCAAATCATTGCTTTAGTTTATCATATATAATACTTCTGAACAGAAGCATgaataatttcagacttaaagCTAATTGAAGGGAAAGGATAATCCAATGAAAGACATTAAAGTCACCTTAATTTTGAGGATCCTGAAATAAGTTTAAAGAAGCTTTTCAAACTGTTCCACAATGGTACCAAAAATGGTAACCAAAAATGGTTTTATCCTAGTTTGGAGTGCAGTGCTTCTTTTAAAAGGGTAGGATCTGATAGTAAAGCACAGGATACAGCTGTGACAGTGCAAAGACTTACCTTCATAGTTTACTTGACCATCACCATCAATATCTGCTTCCCTGATCATTTCATCAACCTCTTCATCTGTTAACTTCTCTCCAAGGTTTGTCATCACATGGCGAAGCTCTGCTGCACTAATATAGCCATTACCATCCTGCAAAAAATTTAGTAAAATGTCTGAGCAATATTATCGATGTAATGAGCTAGATAAGAAGTTTATTAAACTTCACATTCGGGAGCAAAATATACTTTAGAAATCCACACAAACCTTTATTTAACTATTTCTTAGTTCCAAAGTCAATACCTCTTCTGCCACAAAactaatactatatatatatatatatgtatatatataaaaactactgggcttccctcatagctcagtcagtaaagaatgttATTAGGAAATCTTCTAAATTCTTAGAAAGCTTCTGCTTGATATTAAAGTATGTTGGCAAATAATCACAAAAACAAATCTTCAGAGATTAAGAGAtcctaatatatttaaaaatcctcAAATTAAAATGGAACAAATCCAGTTTCAAATACTTACTTTATCAAACACACGGAATGCTTCTCTaatttcttcttcactgtctgtatctttcatttttcttgccaTCATTGTCAGAAATTCCGGGAAGTCAATTGTGCCATTACCTGCAATGGTATTAGGTGAAGTATtacaatatttgaaatattgaaatattacaATAGAATTTAAATGCCACTTCTTCAACTCCCTCTTCTCAAACCCAGAATTAAAAAGATGTACCATCAGCATC is a genomic window containing:
- the CALM2 gene encoding calmodulin-2 — translated: MADQLTEEQIAEFKEAFSLFDKDGDGTITTKELGTVMRSLGQNPTEAELQDMINEVDADGNGTIDFPEFLTMMARKMKDTDSEEEIREAFRVFDKDGNGYISAAELRHVMTNLGEKLTDEEVDEMIREADIDGDGQVNYEEFVQMMTAK